The following coding sequences are from one Neodiprion lecontei isolate iyNeoLeco1 chromosome 7, iyNeoLeco1.1, whole genome shotgun sequence window:
- the LOC124295612 gene encoding TNF receptor-associated factor 5, which yields MSSNVNYITRRSVPCYFCSEFIEERYISEHVKHCGAVLEECPDKCGVYIPRCNAKAHRAQCSSRKSKKMSKSDEMQLPAPTDSVWKERVMSILNMMRTTIADGKQEQKELEARIAQSLETLRSKEAALETLRIRLSEASSENRQANEDINFRISRLEQSFTHIDEQTSLNFEQVYDQLNMLQSRLTDGEIERKTAMKEWHAELEGFKNFLSEENVMISAVWHEQLKQIHDLKLELEMRCKASKGLVKSHDILAEKMDILVDEMRKHSEAIENQVAETKALKFQMKEHINYVEDTMKEVMSQNSAQSMKCRCVTEEYFEPVPSNGRLLWRIDRYKEKMTDAKENDTLLCSPIFYNKEYGYTLRVELFLNGKGQWKERHIIGCLRVLEGKWDALLDWPCILQATVVLRDQENPANNVRKTLKVKRKDAGDDSNKLDKDSGMYMFIPHTKLTRYDGFTKNNVMFLDIQVKDFKIGGSMVSLLS from the coding sequence ATGAGCAGCAACGTGAATTACATCACTCGTCGAAGTGTGCCCTGTTATTTCTGCAGTGAATTTATCGAAGAGAGATATATATCCGAGCATGTTAAACATTGCGGTGCCGTACTAGAGGAATGTCCCGACAAGTGTGGGGTTTATATACCGAGATGTAATGCGAAGGCACATCGTGCCCAGTGTAGCAgtagaaaaagtaaaaagatgAGCAAGTCGGATGAAATGCAGTTACCCGCGCCAACCGATTCGGTATGGAAAGAAAGAGTTATGTCTATATTGAATATGATGCGAACTACGATTGCAGACGGTAAACAAGAGCAAAAGGAATTGGAGGCAAGGATTGCGCAAAGTTTGGAAACGCTGCGTTCTAAGGAGGCAGCTTTAGAAACGTTGAGAATTCGTTTATCCGAAGCAAGCTCTGAAAATCGTCAGGCTAATGAAGACATAAATTTTCGTATAAGTAGACTAGAGCAAAGCTTCACTCACATTGACGAACAAACgagtttgaatttcgaacaaGTCTACGATCAGTTAAACATGCTTCAAAGCCGATTGACTGATggtgaaattgaacgaaaaacagCAATGAAGGAATGGCACGCAGAATTGGAAggattcaaaaactttttgtcGGAGGAAAATGTGATGATCAGTGCAGTTTGGCATGAGCAATTGAAACAGATTCACGATTTGAAACTGGAGCTTGAAATGAGATGTAAAGCTTCCAAGGGGCTGGTTAAATCTCACGATATTTTGGCAGAGAAAATGGATATTCTTGTCGACGAGATGAGGAAGCATTCTGAAGCCATTGAGAACCAAGTCGCCGAAACAAAGGCGTTGAAGTTTCAGATGAAGGAACACATAAATTACGTCGAAGATACGATGAAGGAAGTTATGAGTCAAAATTCAGCCCAAAGCATGAAGTGCCGATGCGTTACAGAAGAATATTTTGAACCGGTACCAAGCAACGGTCGTCTGTTGTGGCGAATTGATAGGTACAAGGAAAAAATGACGGATGCTAAAGAAAATGACACCCTACTTTGTAGTccaatattttacaataagGAGTACGGATACACACTGAGAGTTGAATTGTTTCTAAATGGAAAAGGACAGTGGAAAGAGAGACACATAATCGGTTGTCTGCGAGTCTTGGAAGGAAAATGGGACGCTTTGCTAGATTGGCCGTGCATTCTTCAAGCTACCGTTGTTTTAAGAGACCAAGAAAATCCGGctaataatgtgagaaaaacattgaaagtCAAAAGAAAAGATGCCGGCGATGATTCCAACAAGCTCGACAAGGATTCTGGAATGTACATGTTCATACCTCACACCAAATTAACGAGATATGATGGCTTTACCAAGAACAATGTTATGTTCTTAGACATTCAAGTCAAGGACTTCAAGATTGGTGGTTCGATGGTATCTCTGCTATCGTAA